In the genome of Pseudomonas sp. Teo4, the window CCCCGGCGAAGTTGCTGGTCATGTTGGCGAACGCGCTGACGAAGTCGCGCAGGCGTGAGTCCACCTGACGCAGCGAGTAGGCGCCGAGAGTGGCGATCAGGATGCCGAACAGGCTCGACCAGAAGCTGATCTCCAGGCTGCGCTGCAGTGCCTGCAGGTAGAACTTCGAAGCGAACACCTTGCTGAAGTTTTCCAGCCCCCAGCCCGCGTCCGATTGCACGCTGTTGAGGGCGACCCAGGCCAGCGGGGCGATCTGGAACACGATGAAGAACGCGGCGAACGGCAGCAGGCAGAGCAGGGCCAGGTAGCGGCCGCGGTGGCTGCTGCTCTTGGGTGTAGTCACTTGAGCAGCTCCCGGCACACGGTCTTGTCGTGGGGCGCGCCCAACAACTCGCAAATGGTCCCGCACAGCTCGGTCTGCAGCGGCTTGGCCGCAGGGTCGAGGCTGAAGGCTTCGCCGAACACGAACAACGGCACCTCACGTTCCTCGGCCAGCAGGCCATTGTGCGAGCGGTCGTTGTTCATGCCGTGGTCGGCGGTGACCAGCACCTGGTAACCCTCTTCGAGCCAGCGTGGCAGGTAGTCGGCCAAGAGGATATCGGCCGAGCGAGCGGCGTTGCGGTACTGGCTGCTGTCCAGGCCATGGCGGTGGCCGGTGTCGTCGATGTTCATCGGGTGCACCAGCAGGAAGTTCGGCGCATGGCGGCGGCGCAGGTATTCGGCGTCGGCCAGCAGGTGTGAGTCAGGGTAATGGTCGGCCCAGTAGAACAGGCCGTGCTGGATCGGCAGCTTCGGCGCATGGGTATGGCGGTCGCGCAGCGGGTCGAACGGCGAGCGGTTGTACAGCTCGCTCATCCAGTGGTAGGCCGCTGCAGCAGTGCCCAGGCCGGCCTCGCGGGCGTAGTGGAACACGCTGCGCTGGTTGGAAAGGCGGTTGACGTTGTTGTGCACGATGCCGCTTTCGATCGGCGGCACACCGGTGAGAATGCACTCGTACAACGGGCGCGACAGCGAGGGCAGTTCGCATTCCACGCGGTACAGCGCGGCGCGGTCGGCTTCGACGTAGGCGTGCAGATGGCCCATGGCATGGTGGGCCACCTGATGGTTGAGACCGTCGAGCAGGACCAGGATGACGTTGTGTTGCATGATTGCTCCAATCATTACCGGGTTGGCCTCATCGCCGGCAAGCCAGCTCCCACAGGGATAATGGCGACCCCTGTGGGAGTCGGCTTGCCGGCGATGAG includes:
- a CDS encoding alkaline phosphatase family protein → MQHNVILVLLDGLNHQVAHHAMGHLHAYVEADRAALYRVECELPSLSRPLYECILTGVPPIESGIVHNNVNRLSNQRSVFHYAREAGLGTAAAAYHWMSELYNRSPFDPLRDRHTHAPKLPIQHGLFYWADHYPDSHLLADAEYLRRRHAPNFLLVHPMNIDDTGHRHGLDSSQYRNAARSADILLADYLPRWLEEGYQVLVTADHGMNNDRSHNGLLAEEREVPLFVFGEAFSLDPAAKPLQTELCGTICELLGAPHDKTVCRELLK